A region of the Drosophila subpulchrella strain 33 F10 #4 breed RU33 chromosome 3L, RU_Dsub_v1.1 Primary Assembly, whole genome shotgun sequence genome:
GCGATTCCGGCTCCCTCCGCTACGGACCGCCCGTTCCTGGCTGGAGAAAAAGAAAACAGAAGATGTCGAAGATTTTCTAGATTTGTAGTCTTGTTTTGCAAAAGAAATTAGTATTATAGAATAATTCTAGTAATTAACTTTGCTGACCTGTGAGCGAAACCTTTAGTCTTTCGTTTAAGTTATATTCTCGTTCCATGGCTCGACTTactttaaaaatgcttttattaAGTGTAGAAACGTCAGTGTCAGTAGAAGTAAAGTATTTTATGTTGTCTAaaaggaaatatttaattggtccttaaaaaatattttattttaacttgGTTTAGTGTTACATATAAAATTGTATTACAAAAAGTAAGATGTTGACAGAGGAACACAAGaaagaaaaatacaaaaactgTATTTATTGAGTATGTATTTGTATAGCAAAGCATTGTTAATTCTTGTGGCAGATTATGGAATCATCAGTAGTCTTTGTGACGCATATCTCCTGTGTGGAGCCATCGCAAAAGTAACCATCAGGGCAGCTTCCCGTGacatttgtgggcgttatagcgCCGAAGCAGAAGGCGAATGTGTTTAGCGAGGTGCAGGCGAAGGTGTAATTGGGAGCACACTGGCCACAGCTGTCCGTATCGCCACAACTGGCTGGATTCTCGCTACGCTGGAAGCAAATCACAGGCTGATCCGTGCACACCAGGCCGTCGGTGCAGATGAAGGTCTGGTTGGTATTCGGCTCACTGCCACCGAAGCACAAGTTATATGCGGTCTGGTTTATGCAGGATGCTCCATTCGACTGACATACATTGCAGTCTGCCTGGATCCAAACGATTGGCAAAGCTACCAAAGCAAACTGGAAATATATTTGGGATTTAAAAAGGTTCTTATTCAATTTTCTTTtgattaaagtaaaaaaaattttaattaagaaCTTGTTACTAGGATCTTGATACTCACCAAACATAAGAACTTGTACATCTTGACAACTCTACGGATATTCTGCGAATAATGAGACAACTACGTCTAAGACTTATTTGTACATTTTGGCAGCGGTGCCGAATTTTGTTCTATGGCATCGTAAAATTCTTGCCTTGGGTATTAAGTATGGCTTGTTATCTTTTTATGGGCGCTAAGCACACGCTAACTGAAGGTGCGGACCGGCTTGGTCTCCTATAAAGAGAATTGGCACTTGGCCAGCCATCACAAGTGAGTTGCTCTTCCCGGCAAACAGACAAACTATGCTGGCAAATATAACTCTTAGGGTGAGTCAAGGGAACAGTGAGCCCGGAGAAAGTAACCCATTTCGATGTGAATTCTAGATCTTACTGCTCGTCTGGATTTCGGAAAGGGCCCTTGGGCAGTCCGCCTGCTCCGACTGCTCCGCGACAAATTATCAATTCGCCTGTGTCAACGAAACTGCCTATGGTTTTTGCTTCGGTCAAAGCACTGTGGACGAGAGCGCAGTGCACACCTGCCGTGATGGGTACTACTGCGTCCT
Encoded here:
- the LOC119554774 gene encoding uncharacterized protein LOC119554774, producing MYKFLCLFALVALPIVWIQADCNVCQSNGASCINQTAYNLCFGGSEPNTNQTFICTDGLVCTDQPVICFQRSENPASCGDTDSCGQCAPNYTFACTSLNTFAFCFGAITPTNVTGSCPDGYFCDGSTQEICVTKTTDDSIICHKN